The Malus sylvestris chromosome 3, drMalSylv7.2, whole genome shotgun sequence genomic sequence AACTTGGGAAATCAGTTCCCAGTAACTCTGAAATCATAAGCCCATAACCATCTTGAGCATCGGGGATATCATTAGGATTCTGCGCATGGTTGGAAAAGCCCTCCAGAGGAGTAAATTCAGTCTCTGTCCTGTATATTTGAACAACATGAAATCAGAAACATAAATATATGTCAAAGAAATTAAGAAAGATGTATAAAAGTACGAACTACTATCAGCTTTACTTGACACACTCGGAAAGAACTTCAACTAAAGGGAGACCTAAATCAATACTCATGCAGCGGAATGCAACTAGGAAAAACTTACTTTCTTTCGGCATTGTTGAAGGTCTTATCTTCTTGGATGGAGTCACTTTCTAAATCTATGATTTCAATCTCTTTAACATCGGTAGTGCATCTACTGTTTTCACCAGACACGTTGGAGTTACTCATTGACAAATCAATATCAACAGGTTCAGCTTCTCTCTTTATTCCAGAAACAGCCGGATAATCTATTGCATGATCACTGTCACGATTCTCATGTGCATCCATGAGATTAAGGTCGCAAATCTTGAATGAATTTGGAAAAAGCTGCTTTTCTTGCACATACTCAATACAGGCTTCACGTCTATCTTTTTGGAAATGGGAATCATTCATTACCGAGCTTTCATGATCAAAAGCTATAATTACCTGTTCACCAGGAGAACCGTTTTCTTCCTGTgaactttctttcttttcactcAAGTTAGAAAGTTCGAAACACTCATCTGTGTCCGCAACCATGTAAGGAAGCCATTTTCTCGGTTTTTTTGCTCCCTCCAGCTTATCGTGTTCTTCTAAAGCCCTTTTGTCACCTCTTTCCTTAGCTACAAAGCTGGAACTCCTAAACCCTACTGGTCCCTGACTTGATTCCTGCTCATTTTCACAAACAAAATCTCTACCTGGCAAAGACTGGGATCTTCCATATTTATTTTGCTCCATACCGTATGCAGGATCTAATTCTACCAAAATTTCAGCAGTCTGACTGGACTGAGGTTTACAAGTTTCAGGGTTGAGACCATTATCCTGAGGAGTTTTGTGTGATAGAGTGGCACCCACGGAAACATCAAGGGAACAACTTTCATCTAAAACTTGAGACTCTGCCGGTTGGACAGCATTGGCAGAGGTGCTCCCCTCCTGGATATTTGCAACTGGATCAACCTTTGGACCCCTAGAAGTCAACGACGAGCGTATTCTGGTGGGCACCTTGGCAAATTTGCAGAGTGTCAGCAAATTAGTATCATTCTTTCCTGAAGAATCACCCTCATCCTCAGCCTCCAAAATGCTAAGCTGAATTGGTAAGTTCTCCGATACATTATTTTTCTCGGTTTCATCATTGGTGGTTTGATCCTTCATCTCTATATCAGATACCTTGGTGGTTTCCTGACCAACTTCATCTGTTTCAGTTGGATCATCTTTCCAAGCTCCAGAACTTGGCTTTGAACTCATATCCTCATCAGGGTTTTGACCCTTGTCCAATTTAGATTCTGAATCCACTGCATCCTCGCTCTTCGGTCCCAACTCGCTTGGACTAGAATTCTGTTGCAATCCATTATTACCAACATCTTTACTGACCTTCTCCTCCTCATGCTGTCCAGATACCGAACCTTCATCACCCTCCATATAAAAGGAAGCCATACTGTGCCTATCAGTGAAGGAACCACTCCTGCCAGACTCTCGACCCCAATCAGAGCCATAACTGCCCCTATTCGATCCAGCTGCACTTCTCCTCCTTCCCTTGAACTGATTCCTTGCATTGCTGCTGAATTCATCAACACCAAACCTTCCCCTTCTTGACCCTCCATCCGAACCCGAATTCCCCAACCGGGCAAGAGCTGAAGTCCGGCCCTCTTCAGCAATTTGCAACTGATCAGCCTCCTGAAACTCCCCCACTTGCTTCTTGGAGTTCTGCCATTTAGCAGACAGCACATTCGGAGGCAGCAGTCCCTTAGCTACCAAATACTCCGCCGCGAGGCGCCCCGCCTCCATAAAGATATCGCCTTTGCgaggtggaggtggtggtggtggtggaggagctGGTGCGGGTTGGAAAGACTTCGGGCGGCCAAAACCCCGATTGAAGTTGCGGTGTTCCGAGTTGTAAAAGCCATGCCCCCTCATAGAACCCTCTGGGGAGATTCGAGAGTTGGGAGCCATGCCCATCCCCATCCCCATGGAATTGGACCTGTACCCATTTCCAGGATTCCGATTCCGGGCATGCATATTTTTATTGTGTTTACACAAATCAAATACAAGTTACTTCTACAAATTAACCTACAGAGATTCAGCGCATCGCTGAATTAGGGTTCTTGGAAGTTCCAGTACCTTGCAAATTCACAGAATTGAGCTTAAATGGCGGTTACCCACCAACCACCAGCTGTTCATACAAATCGAAACACCCAAAAATCACCTCCCTTTGTTCTGATCCTCCCAAATTTCTCACACCCCAAGATTCAGAGattcaaaatttacaaaaaaaaacagatTCGGTCTTTTGGGGAAGAACAGCTGAAATTCTGACCTTTACTTTCTGGAATTTGGGACTTTCGAATTCGATTCATTCCAACCCAGCTCCCAATTTGTGTAATcggattttcaattttatttgagAACCCTAGCTCCTTCCATTTTTCCTCCCCCTTCTACCAAGAAATGGTGGCCGAGCTTGTTTTTCAGTCAATTTTTTGTGATCAGCAgctctgtaatttttttttgttttttggaactcagaagatttgatttttttggtatttacttTTGGGGAAGAAGAGGAATAAATAAAGGCATGAAAATGAAATTATATAAAATCAGTAATGGCGTATACGTCACCTCCGCACTACATTCATCTTAAATAATTTTCAACTCGGAATTTTATAAAATCTTGAGTTTGGTAAAACAAAAATGGCAAAACTGCAATTTATAGAGTTAGGATCATCTTAGGGCGATCATTTTGTGAAGAATGTGAACGATGCGTAGTAATGAGGActaattggattattagttcGGTGCTGATAGAGTTGTTAGAAGATAGTCtttgtcataaaaaaaattattaggatTTTAGTCTTCTGGTGAAGTCTATTAGGATTTAGGTTCAGAATTAAAAATTCTAtcaagagaaattttatttgaactcatctAACATATTTCTACACTCAACTTACTATCTTCacccatattgttttttattaaagaattaatatctctttaaactcaaatttattacctaaactatcatctcaaatccaattcaaaatgtaaaattatctttacactcattccgtttttaaaataacatctctaattgaattttttttctttataaagaGGCGTCATTTGCCCCTTTATAATTGCATATGCCGTATAGGACTATCATTTCCATggctacttttttttcttttagctaCCACAACCCATCCATGGACTTGGGATCCAAGAGAACATTCCATAGACTTGAATTTGCCAAGAGAATGTTATGCAAGCTCCAATTCAGTCCTTTTAAATTAAGCATTTTCATGTACTTTTTAAGAAACTTTGAAGTGACATAGGGCTGGATGTTTTGCTACTAtgttaataaacaaataaaaaaattggagcTATTTCGAATAAAAAATGTGCAAGACATGTCACCCGCTAGTTCATGATTAAGGTTGAGCAATCTTTATTTGCACGAAGAATCAAGTTTTACATCTTTACAATACTAATCAAAACTCCTTGCACTGGTGTTTTGGGGCGCGATGGCAGAgaaaaacaaatacaatataatataaaaagtatgaaatttaatccaaaaaataagaaaacaaacaaaatatctaTAAATCGAGTCATACCTTAGTTGGAggattaaaaattcaaaagcaccatccatcaatagaaaagcttgtttttctctattagagctattaaggttttagtcgGAATGAGCGTAATATAAACATAGGGTGATGCTAGGGTTTAATTATAATATGTGGgtctattgataaatttgattttcattattaatttcattttgtacttaatattAATTATGCAATAtgataaaatagacaattaacatttaaaactTAAGTCGGGTGTAAAAAAAGGTTAggtgggtttaaataaaatttcccttccaTCAACTCTCTATTAACTACATCAACTAGGATCTACACCCTAACAATTAATGGGGAGTTCTGTTTTAGTCTAAAATGTGTAGCTCATGTGCTAACAATTAACGGAGTCACACATATTAATGTAAAACAGAACTCTCCATTAATTGTTAGGGTTTAGATCATAGTTGATGCAATTAAGGAAGAGTTGagataattttcaattttgagcTTAACAGATTTCATCACATGGGCTTAAATCTTAGTTTTAATTAGGCATAGTATTTATATCGAGAATTTAGGTATtgtaattattaattttagtaattaaaaGGACAGTGGAATCATCTGTATTATAATATTGTGTTAAAAACATAAGACGACGAAGAGTGTTTCaagtcttcttagcatttttCTAATATTAAGCAATATTATTTTATGTCTTTGCGGTAATAAGATCCTCGTAGAGCTGTTCATGCAATATACAGGTAAAATTTTTAAAAGTCATAGTCATTCTCGAGCACTGGTCATGATTCGACgcattaaataaaaacaaaataaaaaatcaaattacaaaaaaacaGACGTGAAAGTATTTTGTTCTGCAAAACATAATCTACTGATAATCCTTAAGCCAAATTCCACCCACCAACAGCAGATACATAAACCAACCCCCTTGCAATCTTCCACGCAAGATGCCCCACTGGCAGTGAGATTGTAGTTTTTACTTTTAGCACCCAGAAAAGTAGCTCCTCGCAGATTCGCTCCAACAAAAGTAGATTCAAGCAAATCCGCATTGTCAAATGCAGCACCTTCAGCATCCACATGGTTGAAACTAGCACGTTGAAGATTTGCACCTGAGAAACACACGTTTCTCAGACATACATTGCTGAAGTCAACTACTGACAGATCGATTTTAGAAAGATTAAGGCCACAAAGATTAACCCCTTGAAAATAATGCTTGTTAGCCGAGTGTCGATACCACTTCTTTGAATGTGCCAGAAATGTTCGCCATCCCTATCGATGAAAATATATCCCTTCTCATCCTGGCGCAAAGTCTGTTGACTGCTAAACATTCCAGCAAGCATGGAGTCGGGTTGACGCTGTGTTAGTGTTCCAACGGTGGTCGAAAATGTTCTTCCTCCCACATTGAGGTGAACCAAGGTTGAAGAATCTTAGACTTCTGACATCGCTTCGAAACTTTGAGggattaattggattaattgatACAGGAGATTAAGAGTAAGAATTAGAATGTCCAAATCCcgtacaaaaaattaaaatataaattcaacAAAAGTATGACTTGAAACCTTCTATGCTACAAAGAACagcaacaaaagaaaagaacctTTATGCAGCAAAACTAATAAGAAATATCAGTACTAAGGATCTCTTACAAAACTAAACCTTAACACAGCACGCACTTGTATTTATACCAAGAACAGGATAATTAAAGACGATTTTATTAAGTAACGCACAAAGAAGCTCAGGGTTAGTGAACATATTAAATACAAGAGCGAAATGCGAAGAGTCGAAAACCGTATGCATTCTCTTGGTTATTGTCTGTAACAACACATTCAAGGGAATGTCAAAGGCCTCAGTAATACTCACTACCATAATTATCatcgttagatgagtttaaatatCCATATATGTATAATGAATAGACaaaaatcttaaaatttaaacttaccTAATAATAATAAGTAGAATGGTAAGTACTACCACCGCTTACGCCCTATTTTTGCAATCGTTCATCCCAGTTCGGATTGTATAGTTCATCTTCAAATATAAGGTTGCCACGCACCAAAAGccttttcattgttttttatttgttttgatcaGTCCTATTCAGATTTCTATCTATCGTTGGATCCTTTGCCAAAAATGTGTTGTCTGCGTCCGAGCCCGCCACGTCATGTTCTGCAATATATCATTCTTTCGTAATGAATATTGTCACTTAACAGAAAAATATCCGAAAACGTTCCCGAAATCCTTACCGCGCTCGACAATCATGtttaatgaaaattataaaaaaaaaaaattgaaacttgcAGTTGAGATACAAGCTCTTATTCTCTTGACAGCATTATTGATCAGTGACAAATTTATGGCACACAATAGCTAAATGCGAGTTAGTGCACATCTATCAAGAAAATAACATAGTAGCAAATGACATTGCTAATTGAAGTTATACTATGGATCTTGGGTACTATTATTTTGAGGATCTCCTAATTGAAATGGAACTTGATTATTTGATGATATGTTGAAAGTTCTTACGACTCGAACTATCTGTAGTAACTCATAAATTGAAAATTAGGTGAAAAGGAAAATCAGAAATCTAAAACTGAAGAgaatgatgagagagagagagagagaaagagatgggTTCGCCAACTAGGCTTTCACTTAACCAGAGTCTACGCAAAACTCTTTGTAGCATTCTAATCTCAACCGTGCATGTTTGATATGACAGTGAAATTATATGGTGCATCTAAGCAGCGCAATAGGCCTAGCGCACAAGAGCATTTGCGAAATAAAATAAAGGTCGtatccagtgcacaaggcttccgttttacgcagggtctgtgagaggtgaatgtcagctagccttacccccattttatggagaggctgctcccaagtctcgaacccgccgctcatgggcgaaggcacttgccatcacaACAAGTGCGACCTCTTGATTTTGGGCCGGGGCTTAAACTTTCAAATCATCTTGATTAGGAGGTCCAACTAAGTAGCATTTATATCGAGAGTTAAGGTTTTGTATTCGTCGTCTTTTAAGTAGAGTGATAGCGTTAGTGAGTTAATTAGTTAGTTTTAGGAGAAAAGAGAAATGGAGATGAACCTACCATGATGCGTAAACACAATTACCATCTGTCACTGTAATAAAGCGTCATATGCAGTATTATATACATCATTAGTAAGATCATTTCAAAGAACTACTTGTAATAACGAACTTGCAAAATAGAGACCAATGCATTGGAGGTACACCTATGCGGTCGATCACAAATATAGGACATAAATAGATCATACATTAGCTCAGGCCTCCAAATCTAAAAAACAACCCTACCAAAGAACTACCTTGtaataacaaacttgcaatatATAGACAAATGCATTGGAGGTATACCAATGTGGTCGATCACAAATATAGCACATAAATAGATCATACATTAGCACAAGCCCTGAAATCTCAAAGACAGCCCTGGCAAAGAACTACTTGTAATAGCGAACTTGCAAAATAGAGACCAATGTGGTTGGTCTCAAATACAGGACATAAGTCATACATTAACCACTAAATGACTAGGGAGCTATTGAGAAATCAAATCTTGTAGAACCTGAAAGATGAAGTTGGCTTACGCCCTTGCATAATCCATCGGTCTCATTTGTATGAAATTTAAGGAGATTCCCAAAACCATTTCTAACATGATCAACACTGTCGAGGATAACGTTCAGAAGCTACAATATTCGACGCCAGATGCCCCAGAGAGATCGTAGAGATCGAAGTTTTTTGCACCCACTAAAGACGCTCCTCGTAGATTTCCACCCACAAAAGACGCTCCTCGTAGATTTGCACCATAAAAAGTAGAACCACACAAATTGGCATCGTCAAAAGTAGCACCTTCGGCATCCACATGTTTGAAATTAGCTGACTGAAGATTTGCACCTGAAAAACTCACATTTCTCAAACATGCAGAGCTGAAGTTAACTTCTGACAGGTCCAATTTTGAAATATTAAGGCCAGAAAGATTAACCCCTTGAAGATAATTCTTATTAGACGAGCATCTACACGACTTCTGTGAATGTATGTACTTGATAACGTCAGTGCGTGTAAAATCTGCATCCGACGCAGTATCTTCCTTACTATCAAGGACATCAAGTATTTCATCAACTAAATCAAATAGTAGATAGTATTTTGCCTCCTTAACAAGTTCTGCATATTGAGAATCTTCTAATTTAGGAATCTCGCCGTCTCTTAACCAATTAAGAATGTGCCGGAAATGTTCTCCATCCCTATCGATGAATACGTATCCCTTCTTATCTTTGCGCTAAGTGTGTCGACCGCTAAACATTGCAGCAAGCATGGAGTCGGGTTGACGCTGAGTTAGAGTACCGACGGTGGTGCAAAACTTCTTTCCTCCCACATTGAGGTGAACCAAGGATGAAGGATCATAGACCTCTGGCATTGCTTCAAAACTTTGACAGATGAACTGAAACTGATGCAGGAAATTAAGAGTGAGAATTACAATATCAAAATCGCATacgaaaaattataaaaaaaataaaaaaaaatcgccCAAGGGTATAACTTGAAACCTTCTCCGCTGCAaagaataacaacaacaacaaaaatgaaaatttatccAGCAACAACTAACGGAGAAATATCTGTAGTGGAAAAGGATCTCTTACAAATCTAAACGTACTTATAAGTCGAAAATCGAAGATCATATGGTTAGTGATTCAATACAAGGGTGAAATACGAAGAGTCGAAAATCTTATGTATTCCCTCAAGATAGACACCGAAATCGAGGTGTGTTGGCCGTTACCCAGAAGGTGACATAACCATAACGTGCATGCATATACATAAGGGAGTAGTCCTGCTCGAACAGGGCCGGTCCAGGCCTGGTGCAGGCAGGGCGACTGTCCGGGGCCCAAAATAATttggggcaccaaaattattagagtggtatatttatatatgttttcataagagtataaatttataaaatttggttcaatgacaaagaaatttaactagaaatggtggttttgttgtttgaaattaataaggagatcttgggttcaaaacaccttgtgtgcttatttacttttcaatttttacgaatttttgttttgttgttaatttatttttaattagtagcttgtagctatgtgggttgttatttttaaaacatttgttccaattcaagtctaatcttcaataAAGAGTAATGCGttgaccaaatttgcaaatcatatgacgt encodes the following:
- the LOC126616643 gene encoding uncharacterized protein At4g26450-like isoform X2, whose amino-acid sequence is MHARNRNPGNGYRSNSMGMGMGMAPNSRISPEGSMRGHGFYNSEHRNFNRGFGRPKSFQPAPAPPPPPPPPPRKGDIFMEAGRLAAEYLVAKGLLPPNVLSAKWQNSKKQVGEFQEADQLQIAEEGRTSALARLGNSGSDGGSRRGRFGVDEFSSNARNQFKGRRRSAAGSNRGSYGSDWGRESGRSGSFTDRHSMASFYMEGDEGSVSGQHEEEKVSKDVGNNGLQQNSSPSELGPKSEDAVDSESKLDKGQNPDEDMSSKPSSGAWKDDPTETDEVGQETTKVSDIEMKDQTTNDETEKNNVSENLPIQLSILEAEDEGDSSGKNDTNLLTLCKFAKVPTRIRSSLTSRGPKVDPVANIQEGSTSANAVQPAESQVLDESCSLDVSVGATLSHKTPQDNGLNPETCKPQSSQTAEILVELDPAYGMEQNKYGRSQSLPGRDFVCENEQESSQGPVGFRSSSFVAKERGDKRALEEHDKLEGAKKPRKWLPYMVADTDECFELSNLSEKKESSQEENGSPGEQVIIAFDHESSVMNDSHFQKDRREACIEYVQEKQLFPNSFKICDLNLMDAHENRDSDHAIDYPAVSGIKREAEPVDIDLSMSNSNVSGENSRCTTDVKEIEIIDLESDSIQEDKTFNNAERKTETEFTPLEGFSNHAQNPNDIPDAQDGYGLMISELLGTDFPSCSTVPGDLNPLHNEIGLHNGEEALADDDSIYMALGEIPLSMPPF
- the LOC126616643 gene encoding uncharacterized protein At4g26450-like isoform X1, which gives rise to MHARNRNPGNGYRSNSMGMGMGMAPNSRISPEGSMRGHGFYNSEHRNFNRGFGRPKSFQPAPAPPPPPPPPPRKGDIFMEAGRLAAEYLVAKGLLPPNVLSAKWQNSKKQVGEFQEADQLQIAEEGRTSALARLGNSGSDGGSRRGRFGVDEFSSNARNQFKGRRRSAAGSNRGSYGSDWGRESGRSGSFTDRHSMASFYMEGDEGSVSGQHEEEKVSKDVGNNGLQQNSSPSELGPKSEDAVDSESKLDKGQNPDEDMSSKPSSGAWKDDPTETDEVGQETTKVSDIEMKDQTTNDETEKNNVSENLPIQLSILEAEDEGDSSGKNDTNLLTLCKFAKVPTRIRSSLTSRGPKVDPVANIQEGSTSANAVQPAESQVLDESCSLDVSVGATLSHKTPQDNGLNPETCKPQSSQTAEILVELDPAYGMEQNKYGRSQSLPGRDFVCENEQESSQGPVGFRSSSFVAKERGDKRALEEHDKLEGAKKPRKWLPYMVADTDECFELSNLSEKKESSQEENGSPGEQVIIAFDHESSVMNDSHFQKDRREACIEYVQEKQLFPNSFKICDLNLMDAHENRDSDHAIDYPAVSGIKREAEPVDIDLSMSNSNVSGENSRCTTDVKEIEIIDLESDSIQEDKTFNNAERKTETEFTPLEGFSNHAQNPNDIPDAQDGYGLMISELLGTDFPSCSTVPGDLNPLHNEIGLHNGEEALADDDSIYMALGEIPLTFLRPWEQPTPQEYEKPF
- the LOC126615433 gene encoding FH protein interacting protein FIP2-like, with amino-acid sequence MLAGMFSSQQTLRQDEKGYIFIDRDGEHFWHIQRSGIDTRLTSIIFKGLIFVALIFLKSICANLQRASFNHVDAEGAAFDNADLLESTFVGANLRGATFLGAKSKNYNLTASGASCVEDCKGLYEDLITAKT